The Paenarthrobacter aurescens region TACTTCTCGCGTCCATCGCGGCACTGGGCGGTGGCGTAATCCGTGACATCGTGATCAACGCCGGTCCCCCTATCGCTTTCACCAACCCCGCGTACCTGGCCCCGCCGTTGTTGGCTGCGCTGCTGGTTTACTACTTGTTTTCCTCCGTGCAGCGCTTCACCTCTCTGCTGACCCTGTTCGACGCCGGCGGGCTGGCGTTGTTCTGCATCACGGGCACGCTGAAGGCAATCGGCGCGGGCATGAATCCGGTGGCCGCGATCCTGCTGGGGGTCACCACTGCCGTGGGCGGTGGCCTGCTCCGTGACATCACCGCAAATGAAATCCCTACCTTGTTCAACAACCGCGACATTTATGCGCTGCCGGCCTTCGCGGGCGCCGGCTTGACCACGTTGTTATGGAACCTTGGCTTGTTCAACGGGATTACCGCCTGTGTCATCGCGGGCGTTGTTTTCGCTTTCCGGGTAACTGCATGGCGACGCAGTTGGTACGTGCCGTTGGCTGTGCGGGGATGGCATCGCGCAGGTACTCGCGGGGGCGCAATTTCAGGTCCCCGGGATTAGCTAGGATAAGAGCATGACTGACATGTTCCTCGAGAAGTTCCGCGCGCTGGTCCCAAAGTATCTCGAGGATGAATGGCAGGAAGAAGACGGCCTCACGCCGGCTGAGCTGGACGACGCCTTGGCCGATCACTCCTTCACCATCCCGCTGGTTCTGCGCGAGTTCTACCTTGCAATCGGTGGCTGCGAGGACCTCATGGAGGCTTACCACTACTTCTGGGACCCTGAGGAACTTGAGGTTGATGACGAAGGCTTCCTCATGTTCCTTGAGGACGAGGACGAGCAGTTCACGTGGGGCTTCCGCACTGCCGATCTCAGCATTCCGGACCCCATCGTCTGGCGCCGCAATAACGCCCGCGGCCAGTGGAAGAGCGAAGAAGGTACGTTCTCCGAGTTTGTGTTCGACATGTTCGAGTGGGCATTCAACGACGACGAAGACTAGCCCCCGCCCTTTTTCCGCAGCCCCTTCCCACCCATTCCGGGTTGGGTAGGGGCTGTTTTTTGTAGCCTGTGTGCGGCCACCACCCACATTGATTCCGGAACACCCCTGACACGCCCTTCGCGGGGCGTGTCGCCTGAGTCTTTCGGTCAAAGTTGGTGGTGGCGGTACCACCGTTAGGGGCTCACGACGGCGGAACCCACCCTGGTGCGTATCGTGCCGGAGCGTATCGGCCGACTTCCCTATTGAGCAGGACTGTCAGGACTTCGGCGACCATTCTCTCCGGATGGTGCACGACGTCCACGTAGTAATAGTGGAGCGTCAAAAGGCCTCCCCGCATGCCCGCGTTGTTCCTGTATTGGTCCTTCTTGACCTGTTTTCCCTCAAGGTGAGTCCCGCCGTCGAGTTCTACTATCAGGCATTCATTGATCAAACAGTCCACCTCTCCCACACCGGGCACGTCCACGTGCATACGGACTCGCAGACCTGCTCGCGTGAAGTGTGTATGGGCCAGCACCTCCAAGAGGGAATCGGCACGAGGTAGAACCAAGAGCAAGGTCTCCCGAACCTTACCGTTCCGGTTGCCGGGAAGCTTCGATCTCAGGAATTCCGCTGACAGGAGCGCCTGGCTAACTGCGCTCTGCACCATGACCAGTGCCTCAAGTTCAGGGAGGCATCTGAGGGCGTGGATCACCACATCGGCTACCCCGGCAACTGGTAGATACGGGTGGGCCGGGTGTAGGCGGTCTCCGTGGTGGACTACGCCCCGTCTCGCTAGTCCAGTACTGCAACTGAGATGAAGCGGCGCAGCTGCCGCGAGGGTCCACAGGCGATAGAAGCGCGCTGCCGAGATGCAGGTAATTAGTCCGTCGGATCGAAAGGCGGCCACGACGTCGGGATCTGATTCCTTGGACGTATAGACGCCACGATGAAGGCGGGTCACGCGGCCGTCCCTCACAGCATTTGCGAGCATTCGACGGGTAAAACCGGCAGTCAACAGGGTCTGAGTGATGGCTGCTCCGCTCCGGCTTCGGAGGAAATCTTCGATGTTCATACAGCCATGCTGGCTTTGGTGGGCAGTTTGCGGTTGCTGAGAAGTCCCGTATGTGGACAACTCCGTGTACCTCCACCACCCCCTTTGAACACTCAGAAGGCTGCAACACACCCTTAAATCGGCGTGTCCGTCGCTTCCGAAATTCGAAGTTGATGGCGAAGGACCGGCGATTGGCTGTAAATCGTGCTGCACCATCACGAAAACCGTTGACCTAGAGAGTTGCATATGTGACAGGATTGTCATAAGCTTTTCACGGATCCACTAAATGCCTCCGGTGGGTCTGATGCGAACGGAGATTGTGGTCCCGGTTCGGTGCAGCGTATGACTCGTAACGTTGCAGCGAGCCGGGGCCATTCCGTTTAAGCCCGGAGGTTGTGCGTCGAGCCGAGAACGCCCACCACCCACTTTGAATCCCCAAAGCACCCAACACGCCGTATCCGCCGGCGTGTCACCGCCCCCGGACGGTCAAAGCCGGTGGTGTAGGTACGCCCTCCCAGACCGGCTCGACTAGAACGTGGGCAACAAAAAAGCAGGCGCCCGGACTAAAAGAGTCCGGACGCCTGCGAAAGACCAGGAAAACCTAGCTGCTGCGGTCCACCACCGCATGGGCGAAGTTGGTCAGCGAGGACTTTACAACGCCCTCCGGCAGCGGATCCAGGGCCGCTACGGCTTCGGCGGACCACTGGCGGGCGATCTTCCAGGACTCGTTGGTGACGGGGTGCTCGCGGAGTCCGGCCACGGCCTCGGCAAGGGCAGCATCTGAGGACAAGTCGCCGTCGATCAGTTCCAAAAGGGCGGCAGCGGAGGCATCCCCCGCAGCAGCATCCCGGCGAAGCAGCAGGACGGGCAGAGTGGGTACGCCTTCGCGGAGGTCGGTGCCCGGGGACTTGCCGGACTTGACCTTCACACCGGTGACGTCAATGACGTCGTCGGCCAGCTGGAAGGCCACGCCAACTTTCTCACCGTATTCCACCAGCAGATCCTCGTAGGATTCGTCGGCACCGGCGAAGATCGCACCCAGCTGGCCGGATGCTGCAACCAGCGAGCCGGTCTTGTCGGCGATGACGGACAGGTAGTGCTCCACAGGATCTTCGTCTTCGCGCGGGCCCACGGTTTCGTGGAGTTGGCCCAGGCACAGCCGCTCGAAGGTACGCGCTTGAATACCCAGAGCACGGGAACCGAGCTCGGACACCAGGATGGAGGCGCGGGCAAAGATGAGGTCGCCGGTAAGGATGGCCACAGAGTTGCCCCATACTTCGTGGGCGGTGGGAGCACCGCGGCGGAAGGGAGCGGAATCCATCACATCGTCGTGATACAGGGTGGCAAGGTGCGTGAGCTCAACAACAACAGCGGCCTGAACAACCTCGGGACGTGAAGCATCACCAAGGTGCGCACACAGCAGGGTCAGCAGCGGACGAATCCGTTTGCCACCGGCCTCCACCAAGTGGCGGGACGTGGCGTCGGCCAGAGGGTCCGAGTTTGAGATGGCTTCACGCAGCTTCTTCTCAACCCGGGCGAGGTTGGTGGTGATGGCAGGGCCGAGCTCAGCATCGCCGGCAATGGCAGCGAAACCGGCGGGAAGCTGGAGTCCCGTTGCGATCGCGGTGGTGTTGGGAGCAGGCTCAACAGTCTGCGGCAAGCCGTGCCCGGCGTGCGTCCAGCTGTGTTCGGCAGAGTTCGTCACGGGTTAACCCTAACTAGTTGTTGCGGAAACCGCGGAGTCGGTGCCTGCCGGCGTAAGGGCGCGGGCAGAGGAAGTGTTTGATGTTGCCGGAACCAGCATCTCGAGGACCCTGATAACACGGTCTTCGAAGCCCTTCGCGGAGGGATCCGTGAGGTTCGCGAGCATTCGAACCACAAAGCGCATAAGCACAGGGATGGGCATTCCCGTGCGCAGTGCAAGCTTCATCACGGCAGGCTTCCCAATGAGCGAAGCAAAGAGACGGCCCAAGGTGAAGTGTGAACCCCACTGGTCCCGCACATAGTCCGCGTACCGCGAAAGGTGGGCATCGGCGTCGTGCGCTGACCAACCGGCCGAGGCCGAACGCGACGAAGCGTCAATCAGGAACTCGGCCGCGAACCGCGCTGATTCCATCGCGTAGGAGATGCCCTCGCCGTTGAAGGGTGAGACCATGCCGCCGGCGTCGCCCAGCAGGAGCAGCCCCGGAGAGTAGTGCGGCGTGCGGTTGAAGCCCATGGGCAGTGCTGCGCCGCGGATCTCCCCCACCTGATTTTCGGGCGTGAAGCCCCATTCGGACGGCATGCCGGCGGTCCATTCGCGCAGGACCTGCTTGTAGTCGAGCTTGCCGAATTCCTTGGACGAGTTCAGGAT contains the following coding sequences:
- a CDS encoding type IV toxin-antitoxin system AbiEi family antitoxin domain-containing protein gives rise to the protein MNIEDFLRSRSGAAITQTLLTAGFTRRMLANAVRDGRVTRLHRGVYTSKESDPDVVAAFRSDGLITCISAARFYRLWTLAAAAPLHLSCSTGLARRGVVHHGDRLHPAHPYLPVAGVADVVIHALRCLPELEALVMVQSAVSQALLSAEFLRSKLPGNRNGKVRETLLLVLPRADSLLEVLAHTHFTRAGLRVRMHVDVPGVGEVDCLINECLIVELDGGTHLEGKQVKKDQYRNNAGMRGGLLTLHYYYVDVVHHPERMVAEVLTVLLNREVGRYAPARYAPGWVPPS
- a CDS encoding trimeric intracellular cation channel family protein, producing MISFDIVLLWLDLIGVFFFAVSGSLLAARKQFDFVGSILLASIAALGGGVIRDIVINAGPPIAFTNPAYLAPPLLAALLVYYLFSSVQRFTSLLTLFDAGGLALFCITGTLKAIGAGMNPVAAILLGVTTAVGGGLLRDITANEIPTLFNNRDIYALPAFAGAGLTTLLWNLGLFNGITACVIAGVVFAFRVTAWRRSWYVPLAVRGWHRAGTRGGAISGPRD
- a CDS encoding polyprenyl synthetase family protein, translated to MTNSAEHSWTHAGHGLPQTVEPAPNTTAIATGLQLPAGFAAIAGDAELGPAITTNLARVEKKLREAISNSDPLADATSRHLVEAGGKRIRPLLTLLCAHLGDASRPEVVQAAVVVELTHLATLYHDDVMDSAPFRRGAPTAHEVWGNSVAILTGDLIFARASILVSELGSRALGIQARTFERLCLGQLHETVGPREDEDPVEHYLSVIADKTGSLVAASGQLGAIFAGADESYEDLLVEYGEKVGVAFQLADDVIDVTGVKVKSGKSPGTDLREGVPTLPVLLLRRDAAAGDASAAALLELIDGDLSSDAALAEAVAGLREHPVTNESWKIARQWSAEAVAALDPLPEGVVKSSLTNFAHAVVDRSS